In Pelodiscus sinensis isolate JC-2024 chromosome 19, ASM4963464v1, whole genome shotgun sequence, the DNA window ACCTCCTAGGACCAGCAAGTCTGGAAATTCACTCAGGTTTTAACAGAGGGCAAAACCGCCAGCAGGTTGGGGAAGtagctgaggggcagggcagatTCTGCACCCTTACCCCGGAGCAATTTCAGCCCATGCTGGACTAAGTGCCGAGCGACTCCATGGAATGCAATAAAGTTGTTCCGATTGCCACGGAGACACCCAGAACAATTCTGGATCttctttcaaagcagcagcgtagGAAGCCaaagcaaagcacccacagctgggtggtgtgttcctactggtggtgcacatctgcacatgcctctgtgcacataaaatgtatttcacACATTGAGGGGAAAGATTAGATGGAGAACACTGGTGTCAACCAATCTGGTCAGCAACAGGCAATGAATTTAGCACCCAccatagactcagactttaaggtcagaagggaccattatgatcatctagtctgaccccctgcacagtgcaggccacagaatctcgcccacccctcctagaataatcctctcacctatgtctcagatatggaagccttcaaatactttgaaggccccaacatgcagagagtccttcagctgtgatctgtgccccatgctacagaggaaggcgaaaaacctccagggcctctgccaatctaccctggaggaaaattccttcctgaccccaaatatggcgatcagctaaaccctgagcatgtgggcaagactcaccagccagacacccagaaagttccctatagcaactcctatcatccctccattgacctatttccaactgataatgaatggtcaattagttaccaagatcatgttatttcatccaaccatccccttatcatagaatcatagaactggaagagacctcagaaggtcgtcaagtccagccccccactctaggcaggaccaatcccatctaaatcaacccggccagggctttgtcaagccgagacttaaacacctctagggatggagactccactacttccctaggtaacgcattccaatgcttcactaccctcctagtaaaatagtttttcctaatatccaatctggacctctcccaccacaacttgagaccattgctccttgttctgccatctgtcactactgagaacagcctctctccatcctctttggaacctcccttcaggaagttgaaggctgctatcaaatcccctctcactcttcgcttctgcagactaaacagacccaactccctcagcctctcctcgtaggtcatatgctccagccccctaatcattttggttgccctccgctggaccctctccaatgcttctgcttcctttttgtagtggggggcccagaactggacacagtactccagatgtggcctcaccaaagccgaataaaggggaataatgacatctctggatctgctggcaatgctcctcttaatgcatcctaatatgccattagccttcttggctacaagggcaccctgttgactcatatctagcttctcatccactgtaacccccagtctcatccactgtaaccccaacTAAAGCCTCTTCTTAAGTCCTAAGCTTGAATTCCATCAGGTTGGAAGTGTAAAAACAGAAGTACCAGTCAAAATTTTGGCCGTGACAAGTTTTCAAAGCCACTTAGCCTCCATCTCCCGAGGCCAATCCAGGCCTACTCATGGATGGCTTTAGTGAGTCCTTGACCTCTAGGGCCCAGCTGAATTTTGGCAGCACACAGGGATAGCGGAGAACGCTTGGGTTAGACAGCTTgactttttcccccaagaaaggaaaaacatctgCTGGATAATTAACACGGAAAAGCAGATGCTGATTGGACTCAgcttgcatttcctcttcccacACTACCCCTGGAAAGCCGAGCCCAAAGGAATCCGAGAAACCAGATTAAACAATACGCTGCAAATTCAGACATCTCTGTATAAATAGTTTATTATCGACAGACAAGTCCGTTTTAACTATTATATCAAAAATAAATAAGCCATTTAAAGTGCATACTAAgtattacatatatatatattcccaaagtgcttttataaaaaaaagttagagCATATGTGACATAATACACCTGAGTCTTAGTTCTTCCAGCGCATTCAGTTCAGGTCTTATTAAATAAAATGAGAACAAGTTCTTTCCAGGCAGTGAACAAATGTCCTAAAAATCAGGGTCTCTGCTGATTAGGCTACATCTTTTCACATTCATTAGCATTAGAGAAAAGGGACACTCTGGATTAAGACACTACTCTTCTAAACTCACTCGTGAATGAGTTTAGCTTAATACTTGTGGATTAGCCCACCGACTGGAAATAAAGTGTATTGCTAATAAATACTGAAACTGAATTGTCATTTAAATATACCCCAATATGGAGGAAGAAAATACATGTATCTGAATGTCAGATAAGCTTCCACAGATGAGTGTGTACTATTCAAGCACACCCAAGTTTGGAACCACACCTGTGGTTTCTCTGATGGGTTCTGGAAAATATCAGTGCAACAGAACAGGAGTTTTCCATAGCTCCAGAAGTGCCTGCCAACGCCAGTTAATATGAGCTACTGAGTCTCATctcctttaattaaaaaaaaaaaaaaaaaggagatgagGGTCCCAATATAGGAGCCTGCTCCCTTTCTATAGAATAGTACCTTGCTCTGAGTAACGCTACCACAGGGATAAAATCGAGCAATTAGTAAATGCAGTTTCATGCCAATCATTTGATTTCATTGTAGTTTTCTTTATCCAGGTTGACCAGTcccaagcatttaaaaaaaaaaagtccgaAGTCAGAAAATCATGACCGTGGCGGAAAAATAATCAGGCGATATAAGTAGGCAATCAATAAAAATTGGCACTCTTCATATTTGCTTTCTGAATGTCGCACCTTTGTGGCCACTTTTCCCCCAGCATTTCTGCACAAATGAAggctaggatttttttaaatgattcctgagAGTGATGCATTCAGATGATGCACCAGCCTGGGACTTTAAGAAAAGGCTGAAATCTCAGGACTCGTGATAAAGTCAGAACTGTGGCCAACTTCCGTGTCTATTTTTAAAGCCATTTAGAGAGGCTTAAATTAGTAATCATACCCCATTTAGAGAATTCAAGGCGACTCCTGGGAAAGCCGGCCTGACACCCTCTGCCCTAGAGACAATTCGGGAGGAAAAACTTTAAATAATCCTTTACATGCTGGTCCCACGTCACTCAGATCGTACAGTGGAAACCAGCTAGTCAATTTCCACCCCGAGTTAACACCACTGCCAGGAAATGGAAATTGACTAGATCGTGTGCTCTTAAGACCCAATTTTAGGAGCATCACAGAAGGGTGTTTGCCTTCTAAACAAACTCTTTTCAATTACGTTCCCAACAGACACATTTTCATAAGCCTATTTATAGCAGTAAGTTTGCAGGGAGGGCCACCTGATCGCCAGACATGTAGAACTCAGAATATAAATTAGGCAAACACCTTCTTGTACCAGAGCTTTCTTAGGGCATCATGGCAACAAGCTCAGATAGATCTCAGACCCTCCTGCTCCAGAAGGACAAGCATCAGTCTGCTTCAACTAAAAGAGAATCCCCAATAACCTTCTGCAATATAGGGCCTATGACACACGAGCAGTTGCAATGCCAGACCAAAAAGGGCAATGCCTAAGCTGCATTGATCAGCATCATACATACACTAGTTGACATAAGACCAAATGGCTGGTATAATACCACAGGCAGTACTGATGGAACCAACTGACTTCTTCAGTCACATGAATtacagaggttgaacctctctagtccggcaacatccatggtccagcatgattttagtgagccagatgtccacttacaggtgtggccaagtttcccacagttccataaaggtgttttgtttttgacagccaccagtcctggctctccacgttccgtgctgttagttagctctgaTTTACTCAGAAACGTCTTTAAAGAGCTCAGCACGCAGTGGAAGcgttggtaacgctgctagacagCACAGACTTCTTCTGTTGAGCAAGTTCCCTGGGTCAGTACCCGTCAGGTCCTGAGCGTGCCGGACGAGAGAGGTCCAACTGTGCTGTACCAATACTGAGATTGCCACTTGTCCTTGTCAACATTGAGAGTGACCGGCACCCACAGAAAAAGTAGCACCATTCACTCGAACTCCAAGTGACTTACAATAAATTATAGAATGATAAACACGTAATAAATATCACCAATCGCTAAAACCAGACGCCCGCTTCCCCCGGCAGTTCTTTGGGGTTACACGTGCACCTCACGGCCTTCCTCCTTCTGTTTCAGTCCTGCTTTGGATGACAACCGGCAgtaccataagaacagccagactgggtcagaccaacagtccaactagcccagagtcctgtctgccaacagtggccaacaccagatgccccagagggagggaacacacgtgatccctcccctgtcccccatttccagacaaacagcgGCTAGGGACAGCAcccctacccatcccggctaatagccccCTCTAAATGGATCTGTGCTGTGCTCCAACTAGCACCACACCACGCTCTCTCCTACCATCCGCAGCGGATCGTTACCCTGGGAACTTTGATAGGGCAGGAATCTACCATCCACAACCGCTAGCGGAGAGTCCACGAGAACCGCAGGCGATATATTGACTCCACCGTAGAGGTCCTTGCTCCCAGCTATTGGGTTGCTGGCTCAGCAGAAGTAGGTAGCTTAAAGAGGCCAAAGAAGTTTTTGTTGGTGATTTCGTCCAGCTGCCAGGCATCATCTGGTCTAAAGATTTGCATCTGCACAAAGAGCTGGTCCCCTTGATTCAGAGGTCGCAAAACGGCCAAGAACTTGGACATGGTGTCTTCTGATTTGGAGGACAAGTCCAGGGAGAGGGTCAGAATTGGGCGGCTTGAGTCCGACATCTTGCGGACGGTCAGCGTGACGTTCTGGTGCTTGTCACACATACGCTCCGTGCATCTTACAGCGAGCTGGGCATAGATAAAATAAAGGCCCCCGACCTTCACCTCCAGCGTGTGCGAGTCATGGTGGTACTGGAAGTTGGAGCTGAAAACCACTCTGTCCACACCAGGTGAATAATGCCACTCCATTCGGCTGTTAGTGATGGCAACTGCACAAACAGGGTAGAAAAGGGAAGGCAGGTTAGTCATCTTAGAGGTGGGTAGTAAGACGGGGGGATGGAAATTACTCTGCCCCCAAGGCACTTTGCAAACACACTTTGTAGTGAGGCTGGACTGGGCAGCCCTTCCcgtcccagctctgcctgcccgccctgtgcctcggtttcccccccCGCAACATGGGGAGGAGGATCATGACCTTTGCAGAGCAGTGATGAAAAGGGCAGTAAAGCCATTCCCATCCCATTCCCATAGGCAGGAGAGATTGAGAGGTCGTAGGTTATAGCATAACCCCATAACTCTTCACTCCCAAGCCATGCTAGCGGCTGGAGTTCGGTTTGCATGCGCCCCGACCAACTTATTCAGAGCTGCAGCGCTCTCTGATCTATGGCTGttggccaactccctccccccaccccaatttcTGTCTCCCCAGCTTTCAGTGAACCCTTAGGAGGCTTGGGTGTGGACAAAGGGGAACGTACAAAGCAGCAGGCCAAGACAGCCCCTCCCCAAGTTCTCATGGTTGGGTGAAAGAGGGTATCCGCACCATCTCCCCCAAAACTGCTCTACAGAAACCTGCTTTGCAGCTCCTTCACCCAGAGAAATCTCCAAGCACTCACAGCAGGATTCTGCCAGCCGTATGCTGCAGAATTACTTATGCCTGGTGCTGATGTGCCGCCACCTCTGGGGTGGTGTGGAGGAGAGAGCAAGGGTCACCTCCCTGAAGGAGGAACCCCTCAATACTGCTTGGACCGCCCCACCAACagagggaggagcgggggagggggaggtcctTTATCCAGCCGTAGGTCAGCAGGATAGAAACGGGTTGAATTTAGTTAAGACACTGACACAAGCAACCTGCTCCTATGCGGGATTTTTGCCAAAAGGCGCTTGGTAGCCAGGAATTTGGTTTGGCGCCGCCGCCAAACTGCTATGTAGCGCGGCACCAGAGGTTTGGGGTTGTGGCTTAGAGGCTAGCAAACCCCTCATTAAAGAAGCACAAGTTTAGCCAGATGGGAAATCTAGTAATTATGGGTCCAGCTTAGTTCTCCATTGCAGAAGAGAAAGATTTCTCTACTGTATAAACAGCATGAGCACTAAAGTGCCTTTTGATGCCAGATGGCATggacctggggcgggggggggaaagagaaatACCCTGCCCATTGGTGGATCGTAGTTACATCGGTTTGTGTATTAGCCTCCCAGTCCCTAAAGGTTTTTAGATCCCCAAGCTCCCGTTTCTCCCttcaggaaaggaaaagaaaaagcagtATTGAGGCCAAATAACTAAGATACTCACCATTCTTGGGTAAGAGCTGGGCACCAGTCTCCTGAAAAAGAGGGAAAGAGAGTGTTTTACAAAAGACGTGCTTCACAACGTGCAGGAGAACAGCTGTTTTTGGCAAGAGTCAGacaaccccctccccaaacacctaAACGAAGAGGGCAGCATGGGCTAGAAGACTGCGGACCGTAGCCCAAGGgagcctaggctcacaggccgcgCATGCATGCTTTTGGGGAAGTGGAGATGCAGAACTTAGCAAAGCTGCCGGCGCGGAATGAAAAGGACTTTCCAGCGCCCAGAGGTCAAACCCCAGTGTATTTTGCAAAAACAGGCCCTGGGGTTTCTGGGCGGTCGTTCGCCAGTGACGCCCCAGGCTTGGTTTGTGGTTCTGCCCCACAGCAGA includes these proteins:
- the TNFSF9 gene encoding tumor necrosis factor ligand superfamily member 9, with translation MTAVERSQDPESLLPAGSRRACPCRSLDWCLLAALCALGAALAGFACFSVWGGLASPPGAPPAPHALLGAREETGAQLLPKNVAITNSRMEWHYSPGVDRVVFSSNFQYHHDSHTLEVKVGGLYFIYAQLAVRCTERMCDKHQNVTLTVRKMSDSSRPILTLSLDLSSKSEDTMSKFLAVLRPLNQGDQLFVQMQIFRPDDAWQLDEITNKNFFGLFKLPTSAEPATQ